In Brevundimonas subvibrioides, a genomic segment contains:
- a CDS encoding serine hydrolase domain-containing protein, giving the protein MKVLKIAGLALALSLGAAGARAQTAAEGLAAMQARLQAFEGYAGVFGVSRDGQTGVASIARSDGLYPADPSTPVRWASVSKMITAILVFQQIDAGTISLDAPVATYLPGTTVANADRITLRQLLSHRSGLAAELETPDGPPGDPLQYCGAARAEPGSGFFYNNCDTIVVGKVLEAVTGQPFLDLVNSRIGAPLGLTLTLPEGPRVEATMEDGSVEPRIWLADFGPAGGLYGTIGDMLTIDMALIEGRLISAASLDAMLTGDPASGYVALSVWSYSPDLGACIGTTRLVERYGEIGGVQVRNFLLPDLKVALAIYSNDYRTAFGEVWQGEGLSIDLIRAAVCGASSAA; this is encoded by the coding sequence ATGAAGGTTTTGAAGATCGCGGGCCTGGCGCTGGCCCTGTCGCTCGGCGCGGCGGGTGCCCGGGCGCAGACGGCGGCCGAAGGGCTGGCGGCCATGCAGGCGCGGCTGCAGGCGTTCGAGGGCTATGCCGGCGTCTTTGGCGTGTCGCGGGACGGCCAGACCGGGGTCGCGTCCATCGCCCGATCCGACGGCCTCTATCCGGCCGATCCGTCAACGCCGGTCCGCTGGGCCTCGGTGTCCAAAATGATCACGGCGATCCTGGTGTTCCAGCAGATCGATGCCGGGACGATCAGCCTGGACGCGCCTGTTGCGACCTATCTGCCCGGCACGACCGTGGCCAACGCCGACAGGATCACCCTGCGGCAGCTTCTGTCGCACCGCTCGGGCCTGGCGGCGGAGCTGGAGACGCCCGACGGCCCGCCCGGCGACCCCTTGCAGTATTGCGGGGCGGCCAGGGCCGAGCCGGGGTCCGGCTTCTTCTACAACAACTGCGACACCATCGTGGTGGGCAAGGTGCTGGAGGCGGTCACGGGCCAGCCCTTTCTCGACCTGGTCAACAGCCGCATCGGCGCACCGCTGGGCCTGACGCTGACCCTTCCCGAGGGGCCCCGGGTCGAGGCGACGATGGAGGATGGCTCGGTCGAGCCCCGTATCTGGCTTGCCGACTTCGGGCCCGCCGGCGGCCTGTACGGCACGATAGGCGACATGCTGACGATCGATATGGCCCTGATCGAGGGCCGGCTGATCTCGGCCGCATCGCTCGACGCGATGCTGACGGGCGACCCGGCCTCAGGCTATGTCGCGCTCAGCGTCTGGTCGTACTCGCCCGATCTCGGGGCCTGCATCGGCACGACCCGGCTGGTCGAACGTTATGGCGAGATCGGCGGGGTCCAGGTGCGCAACTTCCTGCTGCCGGACCTGAAGGTCGCGCTGGCCATCTATTCCAACGACTACCGGACGGCGTTCGGGGAGGTCTGGCAGGGAGAGGGGCTGTCGATCGACCTGATCCGGGCGGCGGTCTGCGGGGCGTCTTCCGCCGCTTGA